A window of Haloarchaeobius litoreus contains these coding sequences:
- a CDS encoding NADH:flavin oxidoreductase, giving the protein MPTLDDPVDVGSLTLPNRLYRAPLLECAGNGDGAVDTLIQDLEPGAATGAGLLCQGATIVRGEGGCAAPGMTRVHDPEFVAELERLTGRIHEHGSHIFCQLEHGGLRSMETWHAGYRAEHPALDQLAVSRPPWQLRLLDRLGFLDFSPHVLSTREVRELARDFAVAGARAIDAGYDGVHVAGANMGIVQQFLSPFYNRRDDEFADGVRFLELVHDEFRDRAGDAPLVTKVPVETPSPPVVRRRIDGDDAVVIAERLAEIGYDALAPVETSVVWDMSIVRGEYPARAWGESSLQPAYHEAFGGRFRTEAVKLGNRVESLFYGFEPAWNADVARRIRDAVDVPVMLEGGIRERGRIDRLLGESCDLVGMARPFYAEPRLPARLLGDVPDTTGALCENCNNCTVPQVTDEPGRCRTPSVVRERARRERDGEYETGR; this is encoded by the coding sequence ATGCCGACGCTGGACGACCCGGTCGACGTCGGGTCGCTGACCCTCCCGAACCGGCTCTACCGCGCGCCGCTGCTGGAGTGCGCGGGCAACGGTGACGGCGCGGTCGACACCCTCATCCAGGATTTAGAGCCGGGAGCGGCGACGGGCGCGGGTCTGCTCTGTCAGGGCGCGACCATCGTCCGGGGCGAGGGCGGCTGTGCCGCGCCGGGGATGACCCGGGTCCACGACCCGGAGTTCGTCGCCGAGCTCGAACGCCTGACGGGGCGAATCCACGAGCATGGGAGCCACATCTTCTGCCAGCTGGAACACGGCGGCCTGCGGAGCATGGAGACGTGGCACGCCGGCTACCGCGCCGAGCATCCAGCCCTCGACCAGCTCGCCGTCTCGCGCCCGCCGTGGCAGCTCCGGCTGCTGGACCGGCTGGGCTTCCTCGACTTCTCGCCGCACGTCCTCTCGACGCGGGAGGTCCGGGAGCTGGCGCGGGACTTCGCCGTCGCGGGGGCGCGGGCCATCGACGCGGGCTACGACGGCGTCCACGTCGCCGGGGCGAACATGGGCATCGTCCAGCAGTTCCTCTCGCCGTTCTACAACCGGCGCGACGACGAGTTTGCGGACGGCGTGCGCTTCCTCGAACTGGTCCACGACGAGTTCCGCGACCGGGCGGGCGACGCGCCGCTGGTGACGAAGGTCCCCGTGGAGACGCCGAGCCCGCCCGTGGTTCGGCGACGTATCGACGGCGACGACGCGGTGGTCATCGCGGAGCGGCTGGCCGAGATCGGCTACGACGCGCTCGCGCCGGTCGAGACCTCGGTCGTCTGGGACATGAGCATCGTCCGGGGGGAGTACCCGGCCCGGGCGTGGGGCGAGTCGTCGCTCCAGCCGGCGTACCACGAGGCGTTTGGGGGGCGATTCCGGACCGAGGCGGTGAAACTCGGGAACAGGGTCGAGTCGCTGTTCTACGGCTTCGAGCCGGCGTGGAACGCGGACGTCGCCCGGCGCATCCGCGACGCCGTGGACGTGCCCGTCATGCTGGAGGGCGGCATCAGGGAGCGTGGACGCATCGACCGCCTGCTCGGGGAGTCGTGCGACCTCGTCGGGATGGCGCGACCGTTCTACGCCGAACCGCGGCTCCCGGCCCGGCTGCTCGGTGACGTGCCCGACACGACCGGTGCGCTCTGTGAGAACTGCAACAACTGCACCGTCCCGCAGGTGACCGACGAGCCGGGCCGGTGTCGCACGCCGAGCGTCGTCCGCGAACGCGCCCGCCGCGAGCGCGACGGCGAGTACGAGACCGGCCGCTGA
- a CDS encoding MFS transporter, which yields MPTASESPATSRDSHDAESQTDDASPTHEPSTTDPGSSTDPEPPADRQPSLWRNRDFRRFFAGQFVTNAGDSLYTVAVLWLVFELSGSTVLTGIANSMLLLPWLLQILAGPIVDRLPLKPVLVGSQLVQGVVVLALPLAAATGNLSVGVILAVVPLLVLSTLVMAPMQTTLLPRIVPETRLSNANSALATVTLGLDMVFDALGGAFIAVFGATTLFLFDSVTFALAALLFAGIGLSGDAAETDDETTTGRDESVLAGYLDDLRAGIDTLRGTVFVELILMTAVANFAIGVTLAILPSFGSGLGGPAIYGLLLGALGIGRLIGSVVAPYLEDVQYGRLLLVGHSLGACCWLAAVYAPTPALTVVLFGLSWVPAGASGVLTATLNQTVFPKDLLGRVSSVKGTASGATLPLGSLVGGVVAAVLGTTTTMGLAAVGFGFTGLYTLLRPRIRRLPSVADADPPAFDVAVAGDGDGE from the coding sequence ATGCCGACAGCCTCCGAGTCGCCGGCGACGAGCCGCGACTCACACGACGCAGAATCGCAGACAGACGACGCATCGCCGACGCACGAACCATCGACGACCGACCCCGGCTCGTCGACCGACCCAGAACCGCCCGCCGACCGACAGCCGTCGCTCTGGCGCAACCGCGACTTCCGGCGCTTCTTCGCCGGCCAGTTCGTCACCAACGCCGGCGACAGCCTCTACACCGTCGCCGTCCTCTGGCTCGTCTTCGAGCTGAGCGGCTCGACGGTGCTGACCGGTATCGCGAACTCGATGCTGCTGCTGCCGTGGCTCCTCCAGATACTCGCCGGCCCCATCGTGGACCGCCTCCCGCTCAAGCCCGTGCTCGTGGGCTCGCAGCTCGTCCAGGGCGTCGTTGTCCTCGCGCTGCCGCTCGCGGCCGCGACGGGGAACCTCAGTGTCGGGGTCATCCTCGCCGTCGTCCCCCTGCTGGTGCTGTCGACGCTGGTGATGGCACCGATGCAGACGACGCTGCTGCCCCGCATCGTCCCCGAGACGCGGCTCTCGAACGCCAACTCCGCCCTCGCGACGGTCACGCTCGGACTGGACATGGTGTTCGACGCGCTCGGCGGCGCGTTCATCGCCGTCTTCGGCGCGACGACGCTGTTCCTGTTCGACTCGGTGACGTTCGCGCTCGCCGCGCTGCTGTTCGCCGGTATCGGGCTCTCCGGCGACGCGGCGGAGACCGACGATGAGACGACGACGGGCCGTGACGAGTCCGTCCTCGCCGGCTACCTCGACGACCTGCGTGCCGGCATCGACACCCTTCGCGGGACCGTCTTCGTCGAGCTGATACTCATGACCGCCGTCGCGAACTTCGCCATCGGCGTGACGCTCGCCATCCTGCCGTCGTTCGGCAGCGGGCTCGGCGGCCCCGCGATCTACGGCCTGCTGCTCGGCGCGCTCGGCATCGGCCGGCTTATCGGGTCGGTCGTCGCCCCCTACCTGGAGGACGTCCAGTACGGGAGACTGCTGCTCGTCGGCCACTCGCTGGGCGCGTGCTGCTGGCTCGCCGCCGTCTACGCGCCGACGCCCGCGCTCACCGTCGTCCTGTTCGGCCTCTCGTGGGTGCCCGCCGGCGCGAGCGGCGTGCTCACGGCGACGCTGAACCAGACGGTGTTCCCGAAGGACCTGCTCGGCCGCGTCTCCTCGGTCAAGGGGACCGCCTCCGGGGCAACGCTGCCGCTCGGCTCGCTCGTCGGCGGCGTCGTCGCCGCGGTGCTGGGAACGACGACGACCATGGGCCTCGCCGCCGTCGGCTTCGGGTTCACCGGGCTCTACACGCTCTTGCGTCCGCGGATTCGGCGGCTGCCCTCGGTCGCCGACGCCGACCCTCCCGCGTTCGACGTGGCGGTGGCAGGTGACGGCGACGGGGAGTAG
- a CDS encoding rhodanese-like domain-containing protein, translated as MRRRTFLASSAALGTAGLAGCLAGGNGNVTVVDGETITLQPVDKTHDWHQAESARFVDARGTGQYEQSHIVDAVSSPASSPGGPDDPVMDWDPDTRIVCYCGCPHHLSAMRAAHLQQNGYSDVHVIDEGFYEWVDRGYPITGRSSTAFYEISGETDPNDAGEMAWVRDLASDQDEAAPIADDGSYTVHVRFADITEETVLTLSTPSYTVEAPLGRLADGLVTGP; from the coding sequence ATGCGCCGCCGCACGTTCCTCGCGAGCTCGGCCGCCCTCGGCACGGCCGGCCTCGCGGGCTGTCTCGCAGGGGGGAACGGAAACGTCACCGTCGTCGACGGGGAGACCATCACGCTCCAGCCCGTCGACAAGACCCACGACTGGCACCAGGCGGAGTCCGCCAGGTTCGTCGACGCACGCGGGACCGGGCAGTACGAGCAGTCACACATCGTCGACGCCGTGAGCAGTCCGGCGTCGAGCCCCGGCGGGCCCGACGACCCGGTCATGGACTGGGACCCCGACACCCGCATCGTCTGCTACTGCGGCTGCCCGCACCACCTCTCCGCGATGCGGGCCGCACACCTCCAGCAGAACGGCTACTCGGACGTGCACGTCATCGACGAGGGGTTCTACGAGTGGGTGGACCGCGGCTACCCCATCACCGGCCGGTCGAGCACCGCGTTCTACGAGATCAGCGGCGAGACCGACCCGAACGACGCCGGCGAGATGGCCTGGGTCCGCGACCTCGCGTCCGACCAGGACGAGGCCGCACCCATCGCCGACGACGGCTCGTACACCGTCCACGTCCGCTTCGCCGACATCACCGAGGAGACGGTGCTGACGCTGTCGACGCCGTCGTACACCGTCGAGGCACCGCTCGGCAGGCTGGCCGACGGACTGGTCACCGGTCCCTGA
- a CDS encoding TRAM domain-containing protein: MQQLYIAGGAAAVVLLVAVAVVLRRRGSSDARESRRAHESAQQRDAPVDIGDTVEFGITEFTDHHSGERVAVGKVEGFVVFAEDVPSGAAVGDVIRVKITSFNRGGTSADGTVVG, encoded by the coding sequence ATGCAACAGCTCTACATCGCCGGTGGCGCAGCAGCCGTCGTGCTCCTCGTCGCCGTCGCGGTCGTACTCCGGCGACGCGGTAGCAGCGACGCCCGTGAGTCAAGGCGTGCCCACGAGTCGGCCCAGCAGCGCGACGCGCCGGTCGACATCGGCGACACCGTCGAGTTCGGCATCACCGAGTTCACCGACCACCACTCCGGCGAGCGCGTCGCCGTCGGCAAGGTCGAGGGGTTCGTCGTCTTCGCCGAGGACGTGCCGTCGGGAGCCGCTGTCGGCGACGTGATTCGGGTGAAGATCACGTCGTTCAACCGCGGCGGCACCTCTGCCGACGGCACCGTCGTCGGGTAG
- a CDS encoding nitrate/nitrite transporter, whose product MSVSLGAYELAPASVTTLIRQSLDIGPSAAGLIVSVMFGTAVVASIPVGVVLDRTNSRYAVAVAVGLLLVAGVWGWYAASAGSFAMVLASRVLGGLAYVVVWNAGIDVVGRSFEAERQATAVATFTASGPVGFAVGQAAAPVVAEAFGWPAIFPAFTALSVVGLALFWPTSRGSGRARDTRTPTFADLSRVVTDRRVWLVGVLGFLGYSLYLFVNSWAPSYLTDELRLSLVVSGALSALFPAVGVLSRISGGVLSDRLFDGRRRPVVLASFAVATPAVATFTFLPTVPLVVAALLVAGFAIQLCLGLVFAYVRELVEPAVAATAVAFLTSVGLAGAFLAPIVGGALIDVTSYDVAFLLAGLLGLVGVAVAWRAPEP is encoded by the coding sequence ATGTCCGTCTCGCTCGGAGCGTACGAGCTCGCGCCGGCGAGCGTGACGACGCTCATCCGGCAGTCCCTCGACATCGGCCCCTCCGCGGCCGGGCTCATCGTCAGCGTGATGTTCGGCACCGCCGTCGTCGCCAGCATCCCCGTCGGCGTCGTCCTCGACCGGACGAACTCCCGGTACGCGGTGGCCGTCGCGGTCGGCCTCCTGCTCGTCGCCGGCGTCTGGGGCTGGTACGCCGCGAGCGCCGGCTCCTTCGCGATGGTGCTCGCCTCGCGCGTCCTCGGCGGGCTCGCATACGTCGTCGTCTGGAACGCCGGCATCGACGTCGTCGGCCGGTCGTTCGAGGCGGAGCGGCAGGCGACCGCCGTCGCGACGTTCACCGCCAGTGGCCCGGTCGGCTTCGCCGTCGGGCAGGCTGCCGCACCGGTCGTCGCCGAGGCGTTCGGCTGGCCCGCCATCTTCCCGGCGTTCACCGCGCTCTCGGTCGTCGGCCTCGCGCTCTTCTGGCCGACCAGCCGGGGGAGCGGCCGCGCGAGGGACACGCGGACGCCGACGTTCGCGGACCTCTCGCGGGTCGTCACCGACCGGCGCGTCTGGCTCGTCGGCGTGCTCGGCTTCCTCGGCTACTCGCTCTACCTGTTCGTCAACAGCTGGGCACCCTCCTATCTGACCGACGAACTCCGGCTCTCGCTCGTGGTCAGCGGCGCGCTCTCGGCGCTGTTCCCCGCGGTCGGCGTCCTCTCGCGCATCAGCGGCGGCGTGCTCTCGGACCGGCTGTTCGACGGCCGCCGCCGCCCGGTCGTGCTGGCCTCCTTCGCGGTCGCGACGCCGGCCGTCGCCACGTTCACCTTCCTGCCGACCGTGCCGCTCGTCGTCGCCGCGCTGTTGGTCGCCGGCTTCGCCATCCAGCTGTGTCTCGGCCTCGTGTTCGCCTACGTCCGCGAGCTCGTCGAGCCCGCGGTCGCCGCCACCGCCGTCGCGTTCCTGACGAGTGTCGGGCTCGCCGGGGCGTTCCTCGCACCCATCGTCGGCGGCGCGCTCATCGACGTGACGAGCTACGATGTCGCGTTCCTCCTCGCGGGACTGCTCGGCCTCGTCGGCGTCGCGGTGGCGTGGCGCGCCCCGGAGCCGTGA
- a CDS encoding MFS transporter, which produces MLSRRRRVLLVVAAGELLVMSLWFSASAAAPELAAEWGLTATETAWLTIAVQLGFVVGALLSAILTLSDVVRPRYLIAASAVGGAACTALIAGVVTSAVPAIVLRFLTGVALAGVYPPGMKLLAGWFREGRGFAIGTMVGALTVGSALPHLLRSLGGVGEPRVVLYGAAALATVGGLLVLLVEPGPYQAPAAPFDPGAIGRILRDRETMLANGGYFGHMWELYAVWTWIPAYLVASLAAGGGSSESASLASLLAFGTIGVGGLGAVLAGSAADRLGRTSVTSASMVVSGVACLGAGLVFGSSLVLLVPFVLVWGVAIVADSAQFSAAVSELAEESYVGTALTLQTAIGFLLTTVSIQLVPVLVGVVGWRWAFAPLALGPLVGTLSMLRLRGSAAASKLAGGRR; this is translated from the coding sequence ATGCTGTCTCGCAGACGCCGCGTCCTGCTGGTGGTGGCGGCGGGAGAGCTCCTGGTCATGTCGCTGTGGTTCAGTGCGAGCGCCGCTGCCCCCGAACTGGCCGCCGAGTGGGGGCTCACGGCGACCGAGACGGCGTGGCTCACCATCGCGGTCCAGCTGGGGTTCGTCGTCGGCGCGCTGCTGTCCGCCATCCTCACGCTCTCCGACGTCGTCCGGCCGCGGTACCTCATCGCCGCCTCAGCCGTCGGCGGCGCGGCCTGTACGGCACTCATCGCGGGCGTCGTCACCAGCGCGGTACCGGCCATCGTCCTGCGGTTTCTGACCGGTGTCGCACTCGCCGGCGTCTACCCGCCGGGGATGAAGCTGCTCGCCGGCTGGTTCAGGGAGGGTCGTGGGTTCGCCATCGGTACCATGGTGGGAGCACTGACCGTCGGCTCGGCACTTCCCCACCTCCTCCGTTCCCTCGGCGGCGTCGGGGAGCCACGGGTCGTCCTCTACGGTGCAGCCGCGCTCGCGACGGTCGGTGGCCTCCTCGTGCTGCTGGTCGAACCGGGGCCGTACCAGGCCCCGGCGGCCCCCTTCGACCCGGGAGCCATCGGCCGCATCCTCCGGGACCGCGAGACGATGCTGGCCAACGGCGGCTACTTCGGCCACATGTGGGAGCTGTACGCCGTCTGGACGTGGATTCCGGCCTACCTCGTCGCGAGCCTCGCTGCGGGCGGCGGGAGCAGCGAGTCCGCCAGCCTCGCCTCGCTGCTCGCGTTCGGGACGATCGGCGTCGGCGGGCTGGGTGCCGTCCTCGCCGGGTCGGCCGCCGACAGGCTGGGCCGCACCTCGGTCACCAGCGCGAGCATGGTCGTCAGCGGGGTCGCCTGCCTCGGTGCTGGCCTGGTGTTCGGCTCGTCGCTCGTCCTGCTGGTCCCGTTCGTACTCGTCTGGGGCGTCGCCATCGTCGCCGACTCGGCGCAGTTCTCGGCGGCCGTCTCGGAGCTCGCCGAGGAGTCCTACGTCGGGACGGCGCTGACGCTCCAGACCGCCATCGGCTTCCTGCTGACCACCGTCTCCATCCAGCTGGTTCCCGTACTCGTCGGCGTGGTCGGCTGGCGATGGGCGTTCGCACCGCTCGCGCTCGGGCCCCTCGTCGGCACGCTGTCGATGCTCCGGCTCCGCGGGTCGGCCGCCGCCTCGAAGCTCGCCGGCGGGCGGCGGTAG